The Streptococcus equi subsp. equi nucleotide sequence GTGAGTTATTTTTTTCTGATTGTGATTTCACTAATCACTATTCTGGGAGTGATTTATTATCAGACCAGCTCTCATAATATCAGGCAGCTCATTGAACGCGAAACCAGACAGAGCATTCGGCAGAGCTCTCAATTTATTGATGCCTACATTAAGCCATTAAAGGAGACAACCTCAGCCTTAGCTAGCCATGCTGAGATTCAGAGCTTTGCTAAGGCAGCTAACAGTAGTCATCAAGAGCAGGTGTTGGCACTGATGACAACTGTGCTGTCGACCAATTCAGACCTGCGCTCAGCGGTTCTGGTGACAAAGGATGGTCGTATGGTCACAACCAACCCAAAGCTAATCATGACTACCTCGCATGATATGATGGCAGAGCCCTGGTACAAGTCAGCTATTGACCGCAAGGCCATGCCGGTGTTGACCCCTGCAAGGCAGCTGTCCTCGCATTCTAAAAAGGATTGGGTGGTTTCAGTTACTCAGGAGGTAGTTGATGAGACAGGGAACAATTTAGGGGTGCTGCGATTGGATATTGGCTACAATACCATCAAATCCTCCCTAGATCAATTGCAGCTTGGGCGTAGGGGCTTTGCCTTTATCGTCAATGATAAGCATGAATTTGTCTATCACCCTAAAAATACCGTCTATAGCTCAGAGCGAGAAATGGCCGCAATGAAGCCTTACCTTGCTGTTGCTGATGGCTATACAAAGCCTAAGGATTATTTTGTTTACCAAAGGGTGATTCCAGACAGTCAATGGACCTTGATTGGAGTTGCCTCTTTGGATCAGCTGTATCATGTGCAGCGGCAGATTTTTTGGTCCTTTTTAGGGACGGGTCTGCTTGCAACTGTCATCTGTGGTCTTGGGACAGTATTTGTTCTGAGAAGCTGGATTGGTCCTATCAGGAGGCTTCAGGCTCTCATTTTAGCTATTCAAAAGGGTAACCGTCAGCTGCGTGCTGAGGAAATTGGCTCGCCTGAGTTAGCTGATTTGGCACGTCAGTTTAACGCCATGCTGGATCAAATTGATAGTTTGATGATTTCAGTTGCTGACAAGGAAAAGGCTATTGGGCAGTATCGTCTGCAAGCCTTAGCCAGTCAAATTAATCCTCATTTTTTGTACAACACCTTAGATACTATTATTTGGATGGCAGAGTTTAATGACAGCCAGCGTGTAGTTGATGTCACCAAGTCTCTGGCTAAGTATTTCCGCTTGGCCTTAAATCAGGGAAATGAATTGATTAGCCTTGCTGATGAATTGGATCACGCTCGTCAGTATTTGTTTATCCAAAAGCAGCGCTATGGTGACAAGCTGCACTATGAGATCAAAGGTCTTGAGAAATACCAGGACTTTATGATTCCTAAGCTGATTCTTCAGCCCTTGGTTGAAAACGCTATTTATCATGGTATTAAGGAGGTTGATAGACCTGGAATGATCAGAGTAACTGTATTAGAAGCTGATCGTCATGTGATATTATCCGTTTGGGATAATGGAAAGGGCATAAGCTTAGCTGATGACAGCAGTCAGGCCCTGCTTGAGTGTGGCGGTGTTGGTTTAAAAAATGTTGACCAGCGCTTGAAATTACAGTATGGTCATCTCTATAGAATGGCAATCACTAGCGAGCAGGCTGTTTTTACTGAGATTAAGCTTTATCTTCCCAAGCCGCTTGATGGCCTAAATGAGCTCCCCTAATCAATCTGCCCTTAGTAGAACAAGGAAAAGAGAGGTTTATGTCTTTAGAATCCGATTATTTTAAGCGAAAAAGTCCTGTATTTGAGGCCCTTATCCCTTATGGCTTTACCCAAGAGGGTGACACTTATTGTTATCAGGAGTCATTTATGGAGGGAGATTTCAAGGCCTTGATTACGATCAAGTCGTCTGGTCAGCTCTCAGCTAGAGTGATTGATACTGACCTTGGGGAGGACTATCTCCCCTTGAGAAATGATAGACAGCAGGGAGTTTATGTTGGTCAGGTTCGTCAAGCTTATCTAGAGCTTCTTGGACGTTTATCAGCTGCCTGCTTTAGGTCTACCCCTTTTCAGACAAGGCAGGCCAACCAAGTGGCAACAAGCATTAGCCAGCAGTGGAATGATCCACTAGATTACCCCTTTGAAAAATTCCCTAATATTGCCACTTATCGTGTTTCTGGCAAGTGGTATGCGATGGTATTGCCCCTGCTAGCCGATAAATTAGGACAGGTGCCAAAGGTCTTACAGGGGCAAATGGTTGAGGTATTGACTGTTAGAATTGCTCCTAATCAGCTAACACACCTCTTGCAGCAACGTGGTGTTTACCCAGCCTATCATATGTCTAAAAAGACCTGGATTAGCCTATTACTAGATGGTACACTAGCAGATGATCAGCTCTGGGAGCTAGTCACGAAAAGTCGTCAATTGGCTAATCCTAATGGCCTAGCTAACCCAGATGGACCAGATTACTGGGTGATTCCTGCTAATCTCAGCTATTACGATATTGACGCGGAATTTGCAGCTAATCCTGACATTCTCTGGACGCAAAAGGCTTCCATAAAAGCTGGAGACTATGTTTTTATTTATATCACTGCACCGACCAGATCAATTCGCTATGCCTGTCAGGTCTTGAGATCAGACATTCCTAATCAAGGCTATCGGAAAAATGCGAAGATTAAGACCTTAATGTCGCTACGCTTGTTGCATTGCTACGAAGATGGTTTGATTTCCCTTGATTTGATGAAACAGTATGGGGTTAATGCTGTTCGCGGTCCAAGACGGTTAAGCCCACAATTAGTTGCATTTTTGAAGGAAAAAGAGTATTTTAAAGATGTGAAACAAAAAGAATGATAAGGAGAGCGGGTATGACTCAATTTATAGCAGATCAGAGCTTTTGGGAATTATTTCCTGATGCTAAGCTAGGTGTTTTGTTGCTCAGGAACTATGACAATCAGGAAGACTCCCCACAAGAGGTCAAGCAATTATTGGCAGACAGCCATGACATAGCTAAGCAGTATTTGACTGAAGAGTCGTTTAGTGACAATGAGATCATTCAGGTCTATCGTCAAGCCTATCAGCGTTTTAAGACAAAAAAGGGAGCCAGATCCAGTATTGAGGCCCTCCTAAAGAGGGTGGCAAATGGTCAAGTCCTATCCTCCATTAACCCTCTGGTGGATATTTACAATACAGCCAGTCTAAGGTTTGGTCTGCCAGTTGGCGCAGAAGATAGTGATTGCTTTGTAGGTGACTTACGCCTGACGTTAACAGAGGGAGGCGATGAGTTTTACCTCATTGGTGATTCTAAAAACAGTCCAACTCTGCCAAATGAGCTCTGCTACAAGGACGATGCTGGTGCTGTTTGCCGCTGCCTAAACTGGCGCGATGGTGAAAGGACAATGATTACCGATCGCACTAAAAATGCCTTTTTAGTCATTGAAGCATTAGATAGCAAGACCCAAGCAAGACTACAGGACGCCCTTAAGTTTATCGAAGACAAGGCTAAGTGCTACCTGAAGGCAGAAACAGCACTATATACGCTGGATCAAGCCTCACCAAGTATCACGTTTTAATCAAAAAAAGCTAGGAAGCCAGTATTCCTAGTTTTTTCAGTTGTTCAGGTGCTTTTATTTGGTGTTGTCGAGGGAGATTTCCTTATAGCTGCAAGATATGACATGACAGGGAAACAGTTTTTGCTTGTTTGATCTAATCAAGCGATTAATAAAAGCTTTTAAGCTGTTGGTTATGCTAAAGGGCTTTCTTAATCCTATCAGAGAACTTTAAAAAATAGTATAATGTAGTTAACTTATGATGATAGCTAAGGAGGTCAGCATGGAGTTATTTGACAAGGTTGATGATACGTTAAAGGCTTTAGCGATTGACTACCAGCTGGTTGAGCATGAGCCAGCTTTAACCACAGAGCAGGCAGACCAGTTCATAGAGGGCATTGAAGGGGTTAGAACCAAGACAATGTTTTTAACGACCAGGAAAAAGAACCATTTTTATCTGATCATTATGGATGATACTAAGAGACTGGATATGAATCGCTTCAAGGAGCTTGTTGGAGAAAAGCAGATTAAAATGGCATCAGCAGAATGCTTGCTTGCCAAGATGCAGCTGCCACCAGGAGTTGTTTCTCCTTTTGGTCTTTTAAACAACGAGGATAAGGATATTCAGGTTTACGTTGATAAAGCTATTGCTCACGAAGCTAGAATGAGCTTTCACCCAAATACCAATGACAAAACCATCTTTATTCAAACAGATGACCTCTTTAAGTTTCTAGCGGCTATAGGTTACGCGGTCAATATCGTGGATCTATAGCTAAATTCAAGGTTCTTCTAGCGGTTCTTGCTCACATCAGTTCACAAAGCTGGTGGCCTAGCCAATCCAGGGCAAACAAAAAGCACAATAGCCTTTCTTGACTACTGAGAATAGCCAGTAGACCCTTGTGTCATATGCTTATCTGGTATTTGAGCTTAAATCTCAAGGCTTTTAAGTAGAGGATCAAACAAAGAAAACGACCAGCAGACCTTGCGTGATGACTGATTATCAAGTCTGGTAGGAGCTAAAATCAGTCATGGTCTTGAGGCCTAAAACGTCCCATTTGTCGCT carries:
- the yehU gene encoding sensor histidine kinase; translated protein: MKRYPLLVQLVSYFFLIVISLITILGVIYYQTSSHNIRQLIERETRQSIRQSSQFIDAYIKPLKETTSALASHAEIQSFAKAANSSHQEQVLALMTTVLSTNSDLRSAVLVTKDGRMVTTNPKLIMTTSHDMMAEPWYKSAIDRKAMPVLTPARQLSSHSKKDWVVSVTQEVVDETGNNLGVLRLDIGYNTIKSSLDQLQLGRRGFAFIVNDKHEFVYHPKNTVYSSEREMAAMKPYLAVADGYTKPKDYFVYQRVIPDSQWTLIGVASLDQLYHVQRQIFWSFLGTGLLATVICGLGTVFVLRSWIGPIRRLQALILAIQKGNRQLRAEEIGSPELADLARQFNAMLDQIDSLMISVADKEKAIGQYRLQALASQINPHFLYNTLDTIIWMAEFNDSQRVVDVTKSLAKYFRLALNQGNELISLADELDHARQYLFIQKQRYGDKLHYEIKGLEKYQDFMIPKLILQPLVENAIYHGIKEVDRPGMIRVTVLEADRHVILSVWDNGKGISLADDSSQALLECGGVGLKNVDQRLKLQYGHLYRMAITSEQAVFTEIKLYLPKPLDGLNELP
- a CDS encoding cytoplasmic protein — translated: MSLESDYFKRKSPVFEALIPYGFTQEGDTYCYQESFMEGDFKALITIKSSGQLSARVIDTDLGEDYLPLRNDRQQGVYVGQVRQAYLELLGRLSAACFRSTPFQTRQANQVATSISQQWNDPLDYPFEKFPNIATYRVSGKWYAMVLPLLADKLGQVPKVLQGQMVEVLTVRIAPNQLTHLLQQRGVYPAYHMSKKTWISLLLDGTLADDQLWELVTKSRQLANPNGLANPDGPDYWVIPANLSYYDIDAEFAANPDILWTQKASIKAGDYVFIYITAPTRSIRYACQVLRSDIPNQGYRKNAKIKTLMSLRLLHCYEDGLISLDLMKQYGVNAVRGPRRLSPQLVAFLKEKEYFKDVKQKE
- the ywfE gene encoding B3/4 domain-containing protein, which produces MTQFIADQSFWELFPDAKLGVLLLRNYDNQEDSPQEVKQLLADSHDIAKQYLTEESFSDNEIIQVYRQAYQRFKTKKGARSSIEALLKRVANGQVLSSINPLVDIYNTASLRFGLPVGAEDSDCFVGDLRLTLTEGGDEFYLIGDSKNSPTLPNELCYKDDAGAVCRCLNWRDGERTMITDRTKNAFLVIEALDSKTQARLQDALKFIEDKAKCYLKAETALYTLDQASPSITF
- the proX gene encoding regulatory protein; this translates as MELFDKVDDTLKALAIDYQLVEHEPALTTEQADQFIEGIEGVRTKTMFLTTRKKNHFYLIIMDDTKRLDMNRFKELVGEKQIKMASAECLLAKMQLPPGVVSPFGLLNNEDKDIQVYVDKAIAHEARMSFHPNTNDKTIFIQTDDLFKFLAAIGYAVNIVDL